A genomic region of Lachnoclostridium edouardi contains the following coding sequences:
- the lysS gene encoding lysine--tRNA ligase: MAGEQKQTVAQEQDLNHLLKVRREKLAELQAAGKDPFQITKYDVTAHSADIREQYSQWEGKEVSIAGRMMSKRVMGKASFCNIQDLKGNIQSYVARDSIGEEEYKEFKKMDIGDIVGLKGTVFTTKTGEISIHATSVVLLSKSLQILPEKFHGLTNTDIRYRQRYVDLIMNADVKETFIKRSKIISSIRSYLGSQGFMEVETPMLVANAGGAAARPFETHFNALDEDLKMRISLELYLKRLIVGGLEKVYEIGRVFRNEGLDTRHNPEFTLMELYQAYTDYNGMMDLTENLYRHVAKEVLGTTKIVYNGIEMDLGKPFERITMVDAVKKYAGVDFNQIKTEEEAKALAKEKGIQFEDRHKKGDILNLFFEEYAEEHLLQPTFVMDHPVEISPLTKKKPENPEYTERFEFFMNGWEMANAYSELNDPIDQRERFAAQEELLAQGDEEANHTDEDFLNALEIGMPPTGGIGFGIDRMVMLLTDSAAIRDVLLFPTMKSLDKKETSKVSEDVAAPVSEETAEGAPITTVLPDLSKIKIEPLFEDMVDFETFAKSDFRVVKIEACEAVPKSKKLLKFTLNDGTDRKRTILSGIHEYYEPEELVGKTCVAITNLPPRKMMGIDSEGMLISAVYENDGREGLNLLMLDSGIPAGAKLY, encoded by the coding sequence GTGGCAGGAGAGCAGAAGCAGACTGTTGCACAGGAACAGGATTTAAACCATTTATTAAAAGTGCGCAGGGAGAAGCTGGCTGAGTTGCAGGCAGCTGGAAAGGACCCTTTTCAGATTACTAAATATGATGTAACAGCGCACAGTGCGGATATAAGGGAGCAGTACAGCCAGTGGGAAGGAAAGGAAGTTTCCATTGCAGGACGTATGATGTCCAAGCGTGTGATGGGAAAGGCCTCCTTCTGCAACATTCAGGATTTAAAGGGAAATATCCAGTCATATGTTGCCAGAGACAGTATTGGCGAAGAAGAATACAAAGAATTTAAGAAAATGGATATTGGCGATATTGTAGGATTAAAGGGAACTGTATTTACTACAAAAACAGGCGAAATCTCTATCCATGCCACATCTGTAGTTCTGCTGTCAAAAAGTCTTCAGATTCTGCCGGAGAAGTTCCACGGACTGACTAACACAGATATTCGTTACCGCCAAAGATATGTGGATTTGATTATGAATGCAGATGTAAAGGAAACCTTTATTAAGCGTTCTAAAATTATTTCCAGCATCAGAAGCTATCTGGGCAGCCAGGGATTTATGGAGGTGGAAACACCTATGCTGGTTGCTAATGCAGGAGGCGCTGCGGCAAGACCATTTGAAACTCATTTTAATGCTTTAGATGAAGACTTAAAAATGAGAATTTCTTTGGAGCTGTACTTAAAGAGGCTGATAGTAGGAGGCCTGGAAAAGGTTTACGAAATCGGCCGTGTGTTCAGAAACGAAGGACTGGACACAAGACATAACCCGGAATTTACTCTTATGGAGTTATATCAGGCTTACACTGACTACAACGGTATGATGGACTTAACAGAAAATCTGTACCGCCATGTGGCCAAAGAGGTGTTAGGCACTACAAAGATTGTTTATAACGGCATTGAAATGGATTTAGGCAAGCCATTTGAGCGCATCACCATGGTAGATGCAGTAAAGAAATATGCAGGCGTTGATTTTAACCAGATAAAGACAGAGGAAGAGGCCAAGGCCCTGGCAAAGGAAAAGGGAATTCAGTTTGAGGACAGACATAAAAAGGGCGACATTCTTAACTTATTCTTTGAAGAATATGCAGAAGAGCATCTGCTTCAACCTACTTTTGTTATGGATCACCCTGTGGAGATTTCTCCTCTTACAAAGAAAAAACCAGAGAACCCAGAATACACAGAGCGTTTTGAGTTCTTTATGAACGGCTGGGAGATGGCCAACGCATACTCTGAGTTAAACGATCCTATTGACCAGAGAGAGCGTTTTGCAGCTCAGGAGGAGCTTTTAGCTCAGGGAGATGAGGAAGCCAACCACACAGATGAAGACTTCTTAAATGCCCTGGAGATTGGTATGCCACCTACAGGCGGTATTGGATTTGGCATTGACAGAATGGTTATGCTGCTGACAGACTCCGCTGCCATTAGAGATGTTTTGCTGTTCCCGACAATGAAGTCCTTAGACAAAAAAGAGACATCAAAAGTCTCCGAAGATGTGGCTGCTCCGGTAAGCGAGGAGACAGCAGAAGGCGCACCGATCACCACCGTGCTTCCGGATCTTTCCAAGATCAAGATCGAGCCGCTGTTTGAGGATATGGTGGATTTTGAGACTTTTGCAAAGTCCGATTTCCGTGTAGTGAAGATCGAAGCCTGCGAGGCAGTGCCGAAGTCTAAGAAGCTTTTGAAGTTCACATTAAATGACGGAACCGACCGGAAACGCACCATTTTAAGCGGTATTCACGAGTATTACGAGCCGGAGGAATTGGTTGGCAAGACCTGCGTAGCGATCACCAATCTGCCGCCTAGAAAGATGATGGGCATTGATTCTGAGGGAATGCTGATTTCTGCTGTGTATGAAAATGACGGCAGAGAAGGCTTAAATCTGCTGATGCTGGATAGTGGGATTCCGGCGGGAGCGAAGCTGTATTAA